In the Paenibacillus sp. FSL H7-0357 genome, one interval contains:
- a CDS encoding FecCD family ABC transporter permease: MSKALRSPTGKQRRTREAAILTSLAVLIVVIFIVSMNTGLMRLSPLDVLHTVLGEGTQQQKLILFDFRLPRIVISLLVGAGFAVSGCILQSLSRNALAEPSTLGINAGAGFAVIIFISFVPATSAAPIFVLPLLALAGASLTAALIYFLSFRREDGLSPTRMILIGIAVGAGIYAFQLILSLRLDPQNYQFVAIWMAGKIWGGDWRFVLALTPWIAILLPFAFYKARVLNVLNLGDQTSAGLGMPVEKERILLLAAAVALSGSCVAVSGGIGFVGLIAPHLARRLVGPKHQVLLPACALIGALLLLTADTIGRWILQPAEIPTGIVVALIGAPYFLYLLAKSKA; encoded by the coding sequence ATGAGCAAAGCTCTGCGCTCACCCACCGGGAAACAACGCCGTACCCGGGAAGCAGCTATATTGACTTCACTTGCGGTTCTTATCGTGGTCATCTTTATTGTCAGTATGAACACCGGGTTAATGCGATTATCACCGCTGGATGTCCTACACACAGTCCTTGGAGAGGGAACGCAGCAGCAAAAGCTGATTCTCTTTGATTTCCGGCTACCGCGCATAGTGATCTCGCTGCTTGTCGGCGCAGGGTTTGCGGTTTCCGGCTGCATTCTGCAAAGCTTATCGCGCAATGCGCTGGCAGAGCCTTCTACACTGGGGATTAATGCCGGTGCCGGGTTTGCGGTGATTATCTTTATCTCATTTGTTCCGGCAACCTCGGCAGCTCCAATCTTTGTTCTTCCGCTGCTGGCGCTGGCCGGAGCAAGTCTTACAGCTGCACTTATTTATTTCCTGTCTTTCCGGCGTGAGGATGGCCTGTCGCCGACAAGAATGATACTTATCGGGATCGCTGTAGGTGCAGGCATCTATGCTTTCCAATTGATCCTGTCGTTAAGGCTGGATCCGCAGAATTATCAGTTTGTGGCGATCTGGATGGCAGGTAAAATCTGGGGCGGCGACTGGAGATTTGTGCTTGCGCTGACACCTTGGATAGCTATTTTGCTGCCATTTGCGTTCTACAAAGCCCGGGTGCTGAATGTACTTAACCTCGGGGACCAAACCTCGGCCGGGCTGGGCATGCCGGTGGAGAAGGAACGCATTCTGCTGCTGGCCGCCGCAGTCGCGCTGTCCGGCTCCTGTGTCGCCGTAAGCGGCGGCATAGGCTTTGTGGGGCTGATTGCGCCCCATCTCGCCCGCAGGCTCGTTGGACCGAAGCATCAGGTGCTGCTGCCTGCCTGTGCCTTAATCGGCGCGCTGCTGCTGCTTACTGCGGATACTATCGGCCGCTGGATTCTGCAGCCGGCTGAAATACCGACAGGTATTGTAGTTGCGCTGATCGGCGCTCCCTATTTCCTATATTTACTGGCCAAATCAAAGGCCTGA
- a CDS encoding FecCD family ABC transporter permease: MVSSTRSIANNTNPSGDQPLKTRPVAAVVILIFGLAAVVFGLALSVSVGAADIRLVTVWEAVFRFNPDLQQHQIIRELRIPRALAGALVGACFAVAGAIMQGMTRNPLADSGLLGLNAGAGAGLALAFAFAPSASFLYIMLYCFIGAAAAAILVFGIGSLSHSGLTPLRLTLAGAAVSAMLLAVSQGIAILFHLSQDIAFWMAGGIGGTNWTQLRILFPWIAAALIGSLLISRSITLLSLGRDVAAGLGQRTRLVQTAGIIIVVILAGSAVSTVGPIAFVGLIIPHITRYLVGVDYRWIIPCSAVLGSLLIVFADIAARMINAPYETPLGALIAVIGVPFFIYLASKRKGELS; encoded by the coding sequence ATGGTGTCATCCACACGTTCTATAGCTAACAATACAAATCCGTCAGGAGATCAACCGCTGAAGACAAGGCCGGTTGCTGCGGTAGTTATTTTGATTTTCGGCCTTGCCGCTGTCGTCTTTGGTCTGGCACTTTCCGTTTCGGTGGGTGCCGCGGATATTAGACTGGTGACGGTATGGGAGGCGGTCTTCCGGTTTAATCCGGATCTGCAGCAGCATCAGATTATTCGGGAACTGCGGATTCCCCGTGCTTTGGCGGGAGCGCTGGTTGGTGCTTGTTTCGCCGTCGCAGGAGCAATTATGCAGGGCATGACCCGCAATCCGCTGGCAGATTCCGGCTTGCTGGGTCTGAATGCCGGTGCCGGCGCAGGATTGGCGTTAGCTTTTGCTTTTGCGCCATCTGCTTCTTTTCTCTACATCATGCTGTACTGCTTCATCGGCGCTGCAGCGGCGGCCATTCTTGTGTTCGGGATTGGCTCGCTCTCCCATAGCGGCTTAACCCCGCTGCGTCTGACCCTTGCCGGCGCCGCTGTAAGTGCTATGCTGCTGGCGGTAAGCCAGGGAATCGCGATTCTGTTTCATCTGTCCCAGGATATTGCCTTCTGGATGGCAGGCGGGATCGGCGGGACGAATTGGACACAGCTTCGTATTTTGTTTCCCTGGATTGCGGCAGCTCTGATAGGATCTCTGCTGATCTCCCGATCCATTACACTCCTTAGTCTCGGACGCGATGTAGCGGCGGGGCTTGGACAGCGGACCAGGCTAGTGCAAACAGCCGGGATTATTATTGTAGTGATTCTCGCCGGCTCCGCGGTTTCAACGGTTGGACCGATTGCTTTTGTGGGGCTGATTATCCCCCATATTACCCGTTATCTGGTTGGTGTCGATTACCGCTGGATTATTCCCTGCTCTGCAGTACTCGGCAGTCTACTAATTGTATTTGCTGATATTGCGGCCAGAATGATTAACGCGCCTTATGAAACACCGCTAGGCGCTTTAATCGCAGTGATCGGCGTGCCGTTCTTTATTTACTTGGCGAGTAAACGGAAGGGGGAGCTGTCATGA
- a CDS encoding iron-hydroxamate ABC transporter substrate-binding protein → MFSNNKRSGSMKLALIGCMAMTLFLSACGNGNNENAANSGAEATAAPTATAEATAAPTKTTAPATEKTVTDAMGHEVTVPANPQRVLASYMEDYLVTLGVTPVAQWSVTNGTQEYLIADLKDVPTISYDLPLEAVTSFAPDFHIVQSESSVQNGLYDQLNKIAPTYVLGDKISKDWRKSLLKIGELLNKSTEAEQAIADYDQKAADAKAKISSSIGDDSVAILWLVSKNFFIVDETRSSGAVLYGDLGLKQPNLVTEIPAASRATWNPITLEKLAELTADHIFLVNSDKTEASDILNGAIWKGIPAVKAGNVHELSEASSWLYSGAIANSKTIDDVLSFLVK, encoded by the coding sequence ATGTTTTCGAACAATAAGAGATCAGGCAGCATGAAGCTGGCATTGATCGGATGTATGGCTATGACTTTGTTCTTGTCCGCTTGCGGCAATGGCAATAATGAGAATGCTGCAAATTCTGGAGCGGAAGCTACCGCTGCACCTACGGCTACTGCTGAAGCAACGGCAGCGCCAACGAAAACAACTGCACCGGCTACAGAGAAAACGGTGACAGACGCCATGGGACATGAAGTCACGGTACCGGCTAATCCGCAGCGCGTACTTGCTTCTTATATGGAAGACTACCTGGTAACACTGGGCGTTACCCCGGTAGCGCAGTGGTCCGTGACAAACGGAACCCAGGAATATCTGATTGCTGATCTTAAAGATGTGCCAACCATCAGCTATGATCTTCCGCTGGAGGCTGTGACCAGCTTTGCACCGGATTTCCACATTGTGCAGTCTGAGTCTAGTGTGCAGAACGGTCTGTACGACCAGTTGAACAAAATCGCACCTACTTATGTCCTTGGTGACAAGATTAGCAAAGACTGGCGCAAATCGCTGCTCAAAATCGGTGAACTCCTGAACAAGAGCACTGAAGCTGAACAAGCCATTGCAGACTACGATCAAAAAGCAGCAGATGCAAAAGCCAAAATCAGCAGCTCCATTGGTGATGATTCGGTCGCCATTCTGTGGCTGGTGTCGAAGAACTTCTTTATAGTAGATGAAACACGCAGCAGTGGTGCTGTATTGTACGGAGATCTGGGGTTGAAGCAACCCAACCTGGTTACAGAAATCCCTGCGGCATCCAGAGCGACCTGGAATCCGATCACACTGGAGAAATTGGCTGAACTGACCGCAGATCATATCTTCCTGGTGAACAGTGACAAGACCGAAGCCTCTGACATTCTTAACGGAGCAATCTGGAAGGGTATCCCTGCGGTTAAGGCTGGAAATGTTCATGAACTTAGCGAGGCAAGCAGCTGGCTGTACAGCGGAGCCATTGCCAACTCTAAAACCATTGATGATGTCTTGAGTTTTCTCGTGAAATAA
- a CDS encoding APC family permease, with amino-acid sequence MVSKVKRLLIGRPMKSNELDHEKLSKVKALAVLSSDALSSVAYGTEQILIVLVAAGFTAIWYSLPIALAVLGLLAILIFSYRQTIFAYPQGGGAYIVAKSNLGVPTGLLAGGSLLVDYILTVAVSASAGTDAITSAFPSLHNHTVLIAVSVILILTIINLRGVTESASFIAIPVYLFVVSIFVLIIAGVYKYITGGAHAEIPEIGSAVSNVSLFLLLKAFSSGCSALTGVEAVSNAIPNFKAPAEKNAAKTLMLMGGILGLMFTGITLLAYWYGITPNEKSTVVSQIAESTFGRGGLYFFIQGITAVILFLAANTAYSAFPLLAFMFAKDKYLPHAFMVRGDRLGFSNGIIFLGVLSAVLVAAFHGNTEGLIPLYAVGVFIPFTLSQLGMMVHWFKTKPKGWQNKFVVNTIGMLTTLTITLIFIITKFSSVWMAFIFLPVVMFVFHRIHRHYMNIADQLRICPATDKPLIKGSTVVVPVAGVTRAVLHSISYAKSLTDNVVAVYVGFDEEEIHKMEQKWEEWNPGVRLIVLRSRYRSIIRPLVKFIDTVEWKTATTDHITVLIPQFITKHWWQAILHNQTSLFIRSYLMNQKDIVVATVPYHLHK; translated from the coding sequence ATGGTAAGCAAGGTAAAACGACTATTGATCGGGCGTCCGATGAAGTCGAACGAACTCGATCATGAAAAGTTATCCAAGGTGAAAGCACTGGCTGTTCTGTCTTCCGATGCACTCTCGTCTGTGGCCTACGGAACGGAGCAAATTCTGATTGTACTGGTGGCCGCGGGCTTCACCGCCATCTGGTATTCATTGCCGATTGCATTAGCCGTATTGGGCCTGCTGGCCATCCTTATTTTTTCCTATCGCCAGACCATCTTTGCCTATCCGCAAGGCGGCGGAGCGTATATCGTGGCAAAAAGCAATCTGGGCGTTCCTACCGGCCTCTTGGCTGGCGGCTCTTTATTGGTAGATTACATTCTTACGGTTGCAGTTAGTGCTTCAGCGGGAACGGATGCGATCACATCGGCCTTTCCGAGTCTTCATAATCATACTGTACTTATTGCAGTCTCCGTCATTCTGATCTTGACGATTATCAATCTCCGCGGGGTGACGGAGTCCGCTTCATTTATTGCCATCCCGGTGTATCTGTTCGTGGTTTCTATCTTTGTACTCATCATTGCCGGGGTGTACAAATATATTACAGGCGGCGCTCATGCCGAAATCCCGGAAATCGGTTCCGCCGTTTCCAATGTCAGCCTGTTCCTATTACTCAAAGCCTTCAGTTCCGGTTGTTCGGCACTGACCGGGGTAGAAGCGGTATCGAATGCCATTCCGAACTTCAAAGCTCCAGCGGAAAAAAACGCCGCCAAAACCTTGATGCTGATGGGAGGCATCCTCGGATTGATGTTCACCGGCATTACGCTGCTGGCATACTGGTATGGGATTACTCCTAATGAGAAATCCACCGTCGTGTCGCAAATTGCCGAATCTACGTTTGGCCGGGGCGGTTTGTACTTTTTCATCCAAGGGATAACAGCCGTCATCTTGTTCCTGGCGGCGAATACAGCTTACTCGGCGTTTCCGCTGCTTGCGTTCATGTTCGCCAAAGATAAATATTTGCCTCATGCCTTCATGGTCCGGGGAGACCGCCTGGGCTTCTCTAATGGTATTATCTTTCTCGGAGTATTGTCGGCTGTGCTTGTAGCTGCTTTCCACGGAAATACAGAAGGGCTGATTCCGCTGTATGCAGTCGGAGTATTTATCCCTTTTACGCTGTCGCAGCTTGGCATGATGGTGCACTGGTTCAAAACAAAGCCGAAAGGCTGGCAGAATAAATTTGTAGTCAATACAATCGGTATGCTGACTACCCTGACGATTACGCTTATCTTTATCATTACCAAGTTTTCCAGCGTGTGGATGGCCTTCATCTTCCTGCCGGTTGTCATGTTCGTATTCCACCGCATTCACCGTCATTATATGAATATAGCTGATCAGCTTCGTATATGTCCTGCTACGGATAAACCGTTGATTAAAGGAAGTACCGTTGTTGTTCCGGTTGCGGGTGTGACACGCGCTGTGCTGCATTCGATCAGTTATGCGAAGTCGTTAACAGATAATGTGGTGGCAGTCTACGTTGGTTTTGATGAAGAGGAGATTCACAAGATGGAGCAAAAATGGGAGGAATGGAACCCGGGTGTACGCCTGATCGTGCTTCGTTCCCGTTACCGCAGCATTATCCGCCCACTGGTGAAATTTATCGATACCGTAGAGTGGAAGACCGCTACTACAGACCATATTACCGTATTAATTCCACAGTTCATTACCAAACATTGGTGGCAGGCGATCCTGCATAATCAGACCAGCCTGTTCATTCGTTCTTATCTAATGAATCAAAAAGATATAGTTGTAGCAACAGTGCCCTATCATTTGCACAAATAG
- a CDS encoding disulfide oxidoreductase, which produces MKFSTFCRRHCLYLAWFVSVIAVAGSLYLSEVLHYEPCRLCWFQRIFMYPQLILLGIATYRGDKRIIPYVLPLCLIGGSISLYHYAEQKIPALSKILPCKIGVPCNEDYLNFLGFITVPLLALIAFALIAILLWTGRQEEAAE; this is translated from the coding sequence ATGAAATTCTCTACCTTCTGCAGACGCCACTGCCTGTATCTGGCCTGGTTTGTTTCCGTAATTGCAGTAGCAGGAAGCTTGTATCTTAGTGAAGTGCTGCATTATGAACCCTGCAGGCTATGCTGGTTCCAGCGTATCTTTATGTATCCTCAGCTGATTCTGCTCGGAATTGCCACGTACCGGGGAGATAAACGCATCATTCCTTATGTGCTGCCTTTATGTCTGATAGGCGGGAGCATCTCCCTGTACCATTACGCAGAGCAGAAAATTCCTGCACTCAGTAAAATTTTGCCATGCAAAATTGGTGTACCCTGCAATGAGGATTATTTGAACTTTTTAGGGTTCATTACGGTACCTCTGCTTGCGTTGATTGCTTTTGCTCTAATCGCAATTTTGCTCTGGACCGGGCGCCAAGAAGAGGCAGCAGAATAA
- a CDS encoding DsbA family protein — MSKNKRNSAAAPQQSKQEKRRAEQEKQKQKTRILIFSTVAAVIIIFVALIMLIPKGNSDFNYSEMHRLGKEDAPVKIVEFGDYKCPACSDFTGTIKPQLVEKYVTPGKAAFYFVNMAFIGPDSETASLAALSVYHQNSEAFWTYYDAIYANQGEESEEWATADYLVSLAQKENLPIDFDLLRKDIEERTYESELQRDMKLAEDSKVTSTPTVFVNGVKVDKAFDIKAIDSQVQIALDSADAK; from the coding sequence TTGAGCAAAAACAAACGAAACAGTGCCGCGGCTCCCCAACAGAGCAAGCAGGAGAAGCGCAGGGCAGAACAGGAAAAGCAGAAGCAAAAAACGAGAATTCTGATCTTCAGCACAGTAGCAGCAGTTATCATTATCTTTGTCGCTCTAATCATGCTGATTCCAAAAGGGAACTCTGACTTTAATTACAGCGAGATGCACAGACTTGGAAAAGAGGATGCTCCAGTCAAAATTGTCGAATTCGGGGATTATAAATGTCCGGCGTGTTCAGACTTTACCGGTACCATCAAACCTCAGCTTGTTGAAAAATACGTAACTCCGGGCAAAGCGGCCTTTTACTTCGTAAATATGGCCTTTATCGGACCGGATTCCGAAACAGCTTCATTAGCAGCTTTGTCTGTCTATCATCAGAACAGTGAAGCTTTCTGGACCTATTATGACGCAATCTATGCTAATCAGGGCGAGGAGAGCGAAGAGTGGGCGACCGCTGATTACCTGGTAAGCCTGGCGCAGAAAGAGAACCTGCCGATAGATTTTGACCTCTTGCGTAAAGACATTGAGGAACGCACCTATGAAAGTGAACTGCAGAGAGATATGAAGCTGGCCGAAGACAGCAAAGTGACCTCTACTCCTACTGTATTTGTTAATGGAGTCAAGGTAGACAAGGCTTTTGATATCAAAGCCATCGACTCGCAGGTGCAAATCGCCCTTGATTCGGCGGATGCCAAATGA
- a CDS encoding ATP-binding protein: MLNHQNHYNDLLVLFSIAIAFLSCFAALDLAERLVRGRRRLPFIILMSSVLGIGMWSMHFIGMRAMRLETAVSYYLPLMIVSLLIPIAASFVLFQLFNNPRTRSRVYLGLGGLLFSGGILIMHYSGIMAMQYSAIYEQSLFSIIMSVLFSLVVPVITASYDPKWLENAYNIFSAKKIMLVLTLTGALTGTHYAAMAGVSFISSDRVTYAGDALFLEDSLLGMILGGSFIAIVAVVLALLYRDRKRVIISAKFNEQRYVALFEFSPDIVLCIDPVRKKIVSANPALRQTTGYGKEELRDYKNIMYSLEDEIALKEAVKRASLGHSAKLELMVRMKNGVRLICSATVFPLVNEKERFVYIVAEDVTALALFQQELIIAKEAAESAARMKSEFLATMSHEIRTPLNGIIGINQLLADEIHHQEHQDLLKLQNRSSHALLNVISDILDISRLEADGLQLHREPFQLSVLLRECMNLYEVVCKEKALNLTLQVAPAIPDYLVGDSARIRQILVNLIGNSVKFTHTGEINVVVELCRTEGNSEQLQFRVKDTGIGIPPDKLPLLFQPFSQADASHSRKYPGTGLGLAICKKLIDLMNGTIWVDSPQDGKTEFIFRIPLHPMDQAKEQLFSKEGETPNSKLKTKAV, encoded by the coding sequence ATGCTAAATCATCAGAATCATTATAATGATCTGCTGGTCCTCTTTTCCATTGCGATAGCATTTCTATCCTGCTTTGCGGCCCTAGATCTGGCGGAACGGCTGGTACGGGGCAGAAGAAGGTTGCCTTTTATAATATTGATGTCTTCTGTTCTGGGAATCGGGATGTGGAGTATGCATTTTATAGGTATGCGTGCCATGAGGCTGGAAACTGCGGTGTCCTATTATTTGCCCCTGATGATTGTCTCGCTGCTCATTCCAATCGCGGCTTCCTTTGTGCTGTTTCAACTGTTTAATAACCCGCGTACACGCAGCAGAGTCTATCTTGGCTTAGGCGGGCTGCTCTTTAGCGGGGGGATTCTCATCATGCACTACAGCGGAATTATGGCTATGCAGTATTCTGCAATCTATGAGCAAAGTCTGTTCTCCATCATAATGTCTGTCTTGTTCTCGCTTGTTGTTCCTGTCATTACAGCCTCTTATGATCCAAAGTGGCTGGAGAATGCCTATAACATCTTTTCAGCCAAAAAAATAATGCTTGTGCTTACCCTGACTGGAGCATTGACCGGTACACATTATGCAGCGATGGCGGGTGTTTCTTTCATTTCCTCAGATCGCGTTACCTATGCCGGGGATGCTCTGTTTCTGGAGGATTCACTGCTCGGGATGATTCTTGGAGGTTCATTTATAGCCATTGTAGCGGTTGTATTGGCACTTTTGTACAGGGACCGGAAGCGTGTAATCATCTCGGCAAAATTTAACGAGCAACGTTATGTAGCGTTGTTTGAGTTCAGTCCGGATATAGTGCTCTGTATCGACCCGGTACGCAAGAAGATTGTAAGCGCAAATCCGGCATTACGGCAGACGACTGGTTACGGTAAAGAAGAACTGAGAGATTACAAAAATATAATGTACAGCCTTGAAGATGAAATTGCACTTAAGGAGGCAGTGAAGCGGGCATCGTTAGGGCATTCGGCGAAGCTGGAGCTCATGGTGAGAATGAAAAATGGAGTCAGGCTAATTTGCAGTGCAACGGTTTTTCCGCTGGTAAATGAGAAGGAGCGGTTTGTCTATATCGTTGCCGAAGATGTGACTGCGCTTGCCCTGTTTCAGCAGGAGCTGATTATTGCCAAAGAAGCGGCTGAAAGTGCTGCCCGGATGAAAAGCGAATTTCTGGCTACTATGAGCCATGAAATCAGAACGCCGTTAAACGGGATCATCGGAATAAATCAGCTGCTCGCTGACGAGATTCATCATCAGGAGCACCAGGATCTGTTAAAGCTGCAAAATAGAAGCAGTCATGCCTTGCTCAATGTGATTAGTGATATTCTGGATATTTCCCGCTTGGAGGCTGACGGCCTGCAGCTGCATAGGGAGCCTTTTCAGCTGTCAGTGCTGCTCAGGGAATGTATGAATCTGTACGAGGTCGTATGTAAGGAGAAAGCATTAAATCTCACACTCCAGGTTGCACCGGCCATCCCTGACTATTTAGTTGGAGACAGCGCTCGAATCCGGCAAATTCTTGTGAATTTGATTGGAAATTCCGTTAAATTCACCCATACAGGTGAGATTAACGTAGTAGTGGAACTGTGCCGTACGGAGGGGAACTCAGAACAATTGCAGTTTAGAGTGAAAGATACAGGCATCGGCATTCCACCCGACAAGCTCCCGCTGCTGTTTCAGCCCTTCTCCCAGGCGGATGCCTCTCACAGCCGGAAATACCCCGGAACGGGGCTTGGGCTAGCTATCTGCAAGAAGCTGATTGATTTGATGAACGGTACGATATGGGTCGATTCCCCGCAGGATGGAAAGACGGAATTCATCTTTAGAATCCCCCTGCATCCGATGGACCAGGCTAAGGAACAGCTTTTCAGCAAGGAAGGAGAGACTCCGAACAGTAAGTTGAAAACAAAGGCGGTGTGA
- a CDS encoding hemolysin family protein: protein MSDPLPGILHVGLILLLVLFNGFFVSVEYAMVKVRSGRIEALIEEGSKRAPAARNIVHNLDAYLSACQLGITLASLALGWLGEPAIATIVGPLVTSLGFGETTVYVISLIIAFMFITVLHIVLGELAPKTIAVNKAEKVLLLTAGAMNVFYRIMYPFIWIVNGLAGGLLRFFRLAPASELATAHTEEEIRILMQESNKSGLIDNTEMTLVDNIFEFADTMAREIMIPRTEMICLNSHLTAEENLEIAFDGMRTRYPVCDGDKDHILGFIHIKDLIRDQAPKYNELIRPILTVPESIQISALLKVMQRAKTQIAILIDEYGGTSGMVTLEDIMEEIVGEIQDEFDEERPGVEQLGEDEFSIDGLMLIEEINDSLGLHMETEDYDTIGGWLYSKLEVNPPQKGQTVEFDGHLFVVEETENKRISRIKLLKLQFLTEEAGA, encoded by the coding sequence TTGAGCGACCCTTTACCCGGTATATTACATGTAGGTCTTATTCTTTTGCTTGTGCTGTTTAATGGCTTTTTTGTTTCGGTTGAATATGCGATGGTCAAGGTACGAAGCGGCCGCATTGAAGCACTGATTGAGGAGGGCAGTAAAAGAGCACCCGCAGCAAGAAATATTGTCCACAATCTAGATGCTTATCTGTCCGCCTGCCAGCTTGGCATCACGCTTGCCTCGCTCGCACTCGGCTGGCTGGGTGAACCGGCCATAGCTACGATTGTGGGGCCGCTTGTAACAAGCCTAGGCTTCGGTGAAACAACCGTATATGTGATCTCCCTCATTATTGCCTTTATGTTCATCACGGTGCTGCATATTGTACTAGGCGAGCTGGCACCCAAGACAATTGCCGTGAACAAAGCGGAGAAGGTGCTTCTGCTAACGGCAGGTGCGATGAACGTCTTCTACCGGATCATGTATCCATTTATCTGGATCGTCAATGGATTAGCAGGCGGACTGCTGCGTTTCTTCCGTCTGGCACCGGCCTCAGAGCTGGCCACGGCGCATACAGAGGAAGAAATCCGCATCCTCATGCAGGAGAGCAACAAGAGCGGGCTGATCGACAATACAGAAATGACTCTGGTGGACAATATCTTTGAATTTGCCGATACGATGGCCAGAGAGATTATGATCCCCCGAACCGAAATGATCTGTCTAAACAGTCATCTGACGGCAGAAGAGAACCTTGAGATTGCCTTTGACGGAATGAGAACACGTTATCCGGTTTGTGATGGCGATAAGGACCATATTCTTGGCTTTATCCACATTAAGGATCTCATCCGGGATCAGGCGCCGAAGTACAATGAATTGATTCGTCCGATTCTTACCGTTCCAGAGTCCATTCAGATCAGTGCGCTCCTGAAGGTGATGCAGCGGGCGAAGACTCAAATCGCCATTCTGATTGACGAATACGGCGGTACGTCAGGCATGGTTACGCTTGAGGATATTATGGAGGAGATTGTCGGAGAAATTCAGGATGAGTTCGATGAGGAGCGTCCCGGTGTTGAGCAACTGGGGGAGGATGAGTTTTCCATAGACGGCCTCATGCTGATCGAAGAGATCAACGACTCACTAGGGCTTCATATGGAGACGGAAGACTATGATACTATAGGCGGCTGGCTATACTCCAAGTTAGAAGTCAATCCGCCGCAAAAAGGGCAAACCGTTGAATTCGACGGCCATCTGTTCGTGGTAGAGGAAACCGAGAACAAGCGGATTTCCCGAATTAAGCTATTGAAGCTGCAGTTTTTGACGGAGGAAGCTGGAGCATAA
- the gerQ gene encoding spore coat protein GerQ: MNGGGMPASGYMGSMPPQVTSGSPMTPTGSVMPTTAPAFEQSYIENIFRLNLGKIGTFYFTYENNKDWNAKVYKGVLEAAGRDHIIISDPATGQRTVLLMIYFDYATFDEPLTYQYPGVIGNPPVARNFR; the protein is encoded by the coding sequence ATGAACGGAGGCGGAATGCCCGCCAGCGGCTACATGGGCAGCATGCCGCCTCAAGTCACCAGCGGGAGCCCCATGACGCCTACAGGAAGCGTGATGCCGACCACAGCCCCGGCCTTTGAACAATCCTACATTGAGAACATTTTCCGCCTCAACCTGGGCAAGATCGGGACCTTTTATTTCACATATGAGAACAACAAGGATTGGAATGCCAAGGTTTACAAAGGCGTGCTGGAAGCTGCGGGGCGGGATCATATCATTATCAGTGATCCAGCTACCGGACAGAGAACTGTGCTGCTGATGATTTATTTCGATTATGCCACCTTCGATGAGCCGCTTACTTACCAGTACCCGGGAGTCATCGGAAATCCACCGGTCGCCCGCAACTTCCGTTAA
- a CDS encoding cell wall hydrolase, with the protein MAVIKANSEDVKVLARLMRAEAEEDGEAGMLMVGNVGVNRILGNCLDFNNIRNINDMVFQSPGGFEAPQKGYFYQRAREADIRLAQRVIAGERRWPASNALWFFRPVGDCPATWYNQQNTGRYKAHCFFTPTSTDCPAVY; encoded by the coding sequence GTGGCCGTCATCAAAGCGAACTCGGAAGATGTGAAGGTGCTTGCGCGGCTGATGCGGGCGGAGGCCGAAGAGGACGGAGAGGCCGGCATGCTTATGGTCGGGAATGTCGGGGTCAACCGGATTCTCGGCAATTGCCTGGACTTCAACAATATCCGCAATATTAACGATATGGTGTTTCAAAGTCCAGGTGGCTTTGAAGCACCCCAGAAGGGGTACTTCTATCAGCGTGCCCGGGAAGCCGACATTCGCCTGGCCCAAAGAGTCATCGCCGGAGAACGACGCTGGCCGGCCTCTAATGCCTTGTGGTTCTTCCGTCCTGTAGGCGATTGTCCTGCCACCTGGTATAACCAGCAGAACACCGGCCGCTACAAAGCTCATTGCTTCTTTACTCCAACCAGCACGGATTGCCCGGCTGTATATTAG